The proteins below are encoded in one region of Mycobacterium pseudokansasii:
- a CDS encoding type I polyketide synthase → MTAATPDRRAIITEALHKIDDLTARLERAEKSSTEPIAVVGMGCRFPGGVNNPEQFWELLCDGRSGIVRVPAERWDADAFYTDDHTVPGTICTRDGGFLTDWQPDEFDAEFFSISPREAAAMDPQQRLLIEVAWEALENAGLPPHLIRGTQTSVFVGVTAYDYMLTLAGQLRPEELDAYIPTGNSANFAAGRLAYILGARGPAVVIDTACSSSLVAVHLACQSLRSRESDMALVGGTNLLLSPGPSIACSRWGMLSPEGQCKTFDVSADGYVRGEGAAVVVLKRLDDAVRDGDRILAVVRGSAVNQDGASSGVTVPNGPAQQALLRSALTSSRLEAADIDYVEAHGTGTPLGDPIELDSLSKVFSERESSPPLVIGSVKTNLGHLEAAAGVAGFMKAVLAVGNGYIPRHLNFRQLTPHASEAAARLTIAADGMAWPQTGRPRRAGISSFGVSGTNAHVVIEQAPAPAAVAPRGPAPAVSTLVVSGKTTQRVAATASVLADWLEGPGAGVSLADAAHTLNHHRPRHAKFATVAAMDPGQAVAGLRALAAGQSAPGVVAPREGSVGPGTVFVYSGRGSQWAGMGRQLLADEPAFAAAVAELEPDFVAQGGFSLQEVIAGGKELVGIEQIQLGVIGMQLALTELWRSYGVQPDLVIGHSMGEVAAAVVAGALTPAQGLQVTATRSRLMAPLSGQGTMALLELDAAETEALIADYPQVSLGIYASPRQTVIAGPPQQIDALIETVRQRGGFATRVNIEVAPHNPAMDALQPQMRSELADLTPRTPTIPIISTTYADLDNQPVFDAEHWATNMRNPVRFHQAITHAFDGPGGPHHTFIEISAHPLLTHSISDTLASTHRNAEYLSIGTLQRDTHDTLTFHTNLNTTHTARPPQTPHPPEPHPVLPTTPWQHTHHWISATSRSGSALHRAGIHPLLGVGVTDPTNGIRIWESELAPDLLWLGDHVIDDLCVLPGAAYAEVALAAATEAFPVEQDGPEQPWMICELDLHQMLHVTDGTVLVTTLTGDEQRCRIEIRSRSGSSEWPTHATATVARAQSAAPSDREAPCAANGDTADELDPDELYQRLRGAGQQHGPAFQGIVGLAVEQSGAARADVRLPSSARPGSRDFLLHPVMMDIALQTLGATRMATDLAGGQTARKSLVVPVRYAGVHVYGDVTRGVRAVGALAAREGSDRLVGEVVLTDPDGLPLLVIDEVEMAVLGSGSGATELTQRLFTLEWEPAPLTKADPTSPGPDRLLLIGDPAAGDPLLPALRSSLSDRTEVELVSPHDEAALHAAITRSGSGWDGIVMICPARSVDESLPEDAQLELAQTRTLLIARVVETVTRMGTRKSPRLWIVTRGAQQFDPTDSVTLAQSELRGIARVLTFEHSELKTTLVDIEPEGTDSLVGLTAELLAGPDTDEVAYRDGQRYVNRLVPAPTTTNGVLAAESRRTVVNLDGTGPVGGAVRLQIDQPGRLDALTVHEVKRARPQGDQVEVRVVAAGLNFSDVLKAMGVYPGLDGAAPVIGGECVGYVTAVGDDVDSVEIGQRVIAFGPGTFGTHVGTLADLVVPIPDTLPDNEAATFGVAYLTAWHSLCEVGRLAPGERVLIHSATGGVGMAAVSIATMIGARIYTTAGSDAKRDMLSKLGVEYVGDSRSADFADEILERTNGYGVDVVLNSLAGEAIQRGVQILAPGGRFIELGKKDVYADANLGLAALAKSASFSVVDLDLNLKLQPAKYRQLLQHILQHVADGRLPVLPVTEFSLRDAADAFRLMASGKHTGKIVISIPDSGSIEAVASPPPVPLVSPDGGYLIVGGMGGLGFVVARWLAEQGAGLVVLNGRSAPGLDLSTDVGAAIAELRAAGHRIEVVTGDIADPGTADRLVQAVEAAGFRLAGVLHSAMVLADEIVLNMTDSAAARVFAPKVAGSWRLHQATASRDVDWWLTFSSAAALLGTPGQGAYAAANSWVDGLVAYRRSRGLPAVGINWGPWAEVGRAQFFADLGVSMITAEQGLSAMQAVLGADRARTGVFSLDARQWFQSFPAVAGSSLFAKLQESTAPERSGGGKVRAQLDALDAAERPGYLASAIAGEIRGVLRSSDPIDHDRPLETLGLDSLMALELRNRLEASLGITLPVALVWAYPTITDLAAALCERMDYAPPAAAQQTADAEPELSDEEMDLLADLVEASELEAAARGES, encoded by the coding sequence ATGACCGCCGCGACACCGGATCGCCGAGCGATCATTACCGAGGCGCTGCACAAAATCGACGACCTCACGGCGCGCCTGGAACGTGCCGAAAAGTCCAGCACCGAGCCAATCGCTGTGGTGGGCATGGGATGCCGGTTCCCGGGCGGGGTGAATAATCCCGAACAGTTCTGGGAGTTGTTGTGCGACGGCCGAAGCGGCATCGTCCGGGTTCCCGCCGAGCGGTGGGATGCCGACGCCTTCTACACCGACGACCACACCGTGCCGGGGACCATTTGCACCCGTGACGGCGGATTCCTCACCGACTGGCAACCCGACGAATTCGACGCGGAATTCTTCTCGATCTCGCCCCGTGAAGCCGCGGCCATGGACCCCCAGCAGCGGTTGTTGATCGAAGTCGCCTGGGAAGCGTTGGAGAACGCCGGCCTGCCACCGCATTTGATCCGCGGCACCCAAACCTCGGTATTCGTCGGCGTCACCGCCTACGACTACATGCTGACCTTGGCCGGCCAGCTGCGCCCCGAAGAGCTCGACGCCTACATCCCGACCGGGAACTCCGCGAACTTCGCCGCCGGACGGCTGGCCTATATCCTGGGTGCTCGCGGCCCCGCGGTGGTCATCGACACGGCCTGCTCGTCGTCGTTGGTGGCGGTGCACCTGGCCTGTCAGAGTCTGCGTTCGCGGGAAAGCGACATGGCGCTGGTCGGTGGGACCAACCTGTTGCTCAGCCCCGGACCGAGCATCGCGTGCTCGCGCTGGGGAATGCTGTCGCCGGAAGGCCAGTGCAAGACCTTCGATGTGTCCGCGGACGGATACGTCCGCGGCGAGGGCGCCGCGGTGGTGGTGCTCAAGCGGTTGGACGACGCGGTGCGCGACGGCGACCGCATCCTTGCGGTGGTGCGCGGTTCGGCCGTCAACCAGGACGGCGCCAGCAGCGGGGTGACGGTCCCCAACGGGCCCGCCCAACAAGCGCTGCTGCGCAGCGCGTTGACGTCGTCCAGATTAGAGGCTGCCGACATCGACTACGTCGAAGCCCACGGGACGGGTACTCCCTTGGGCGACCCGATCGAACTCGACTCGCTGAGCAAGGTTTTCAGCGAGCGGGAGAGCTCACCTCCGTTGGTGATCGGCTCGGTGAAGACCAACCTGGGTCACCTGGAAGCCGCGGCGGGTGTCGCCGGATTCATGAAAGCCGTACTCGCCGTGGGCAACGGCTACATTCCGCGCCACCTCAACTTCCGGCAGTTGACACCGCATGCCAGCGAGGCCGCGGCCCGGCTGACCATCGCGGCCGACGGCATGGCATGGCCGCAAACGGGCCGGCCGCGGCGGGCGGGCATCTCTTCGTTCGGCGTCAGCGGGACGAACGCGCATGTGGTGATCGAGCAGGCACCCGCACCGGCGGCCGTGGCGCCGCGCGGCCCGGCTCCGGCGGTGTCGACCCTGGTGGTGTCGGGCAAGACGACGCAGCGGGTGGCCGCGACGGCATCGGTGCTGGCGGATTGGCTGGAAGGCCCCGGCGCCGGGGTGTCGCTGGCCGATGCCGCGCACACCCTTAACCATCATCGGCCCCGGCACGCCAAGTTCGCCACGGTGGCCGCCATGGATCCGGGCCAGGCGGTGGCCGGGTTGCGGGCGCTGGCCGCGGGTCAATCCGCCCCGGGCGTGGTGGCTCCCCGGGAGGGCTCGGTCGGGCCGGGCACGGTGTTCGTCTACTCCGGACGTGGGTCCCAGTGGGCCGGAATGGGCCGCCAGCTGCTGGCCGACGAACCGGCGTTCGCTGCCGCCGTCGCCGAACTGGAGCCGGATTTCGTTGCGCAGGGCGGGTTTTCGCTTCAGGAGGTAATCGCCGGCGGCAAGGAGCTGGTCGGCATCGAGCAGATCCAGCTCGGGGTGATCGGCATGCAGCTGGCGCTCACCGAGCTATGGCGCTCCTACGGGGTGCAACCCGACCTGGTGATCGGCCACTCCATGGGCGAAGTGGCCGCCGCGGTGGTCGCCGGCGCGCTCACGCCGGCGCAGGGCCTGCAGGTCACCGCCACGCGGTCGCGGCTGATGGCGCCGCTGTCCGGGCAGGGCACGATGGCGCTGCTGGAACTCGACGCCGCCGAAACCGAAGCCCTCATCGCCGACTACCCGCAGGTGAGCCTCGGGATCTACGCGTCACCACGCCAAACGGTGATTGCCGGACCGCCGCAACAGATCGACGCTCTCATCGAGACGGTGCGCCAACGGGGCGGCTTCGCCACCCGGGTCAACATCGAGGTGGCCCCGCACAACCCGGCCATGGATGCGCTGCAACCCCAAATGCGTTCGGAACTGGCCGATCTCACCCCGCGGACACCGACCATTCCGATCATCTCCACCACCTACGCCGACCTCGACAACCAACCGGTCTTCGACGCCGAGCACTGGGCCACCAACATGCGCAACCCGGTGCGCTTCCACCAGGCCATCACACATGCCTTCGACGGCCCGGGCGGCCCCCACCACACCTTCATCGAGATCAGCGCACACCCGCTGCTGACCCACTCGATCAGCGACACCCTCGCGAGCACGCATCGCAACGCCGAGTATCTGAGCATCGGCACGCTGCAACGCGACACCCACGACACCCTGACGTTCCACACCAACCTCAACACGACGCACACCGCGCGCCCGCCGCAAACCCCGCACCCGCCCGAACCGCACCCCGTGCTGCCCACCACCCCGTGGCAACACACCCACCACTGGATCAGCGCCACTTCGCGCTCTGGGTCCGCCTTACACCGGGCAGGCATCCACCCGCTGCTCGGCGTCGGTGTCACCGACCCCACCAACGGCATCCGGATTTGGGAAAGCGAGCTCGCCCCGGATCTGTTGTGGCTCGGCGATCACGTCATCGACGACCTCTGCGTGCTGCCGGGGGCGGCGTACGCCGAGGTCGCGCTGGCCGCCGCGACAGAGGCCTTCCCGGTCGAGCAGGACGGGCCCGAGCAGCCCTGGATGATCTGCGAGCTCGACCTCCACCAGATGCTGCACGTGACCGACGGCACCGTACTGGTCACCACGCTCACTGGCGACGAACAACGATGCCGGATCGAAATACGCTCTCGCAGTGGGTCTTCGGAATGGCCCACCCATGCCACCGCCACCGTTGCCCGCGCCCAGTCAGCGGCGCCGTCGGATCGCGAGGCCCCGTGTGCGGCGAACGGCGACACGGCGGACGAACTCGACCCCGACGAGCTGTACCAGCGGCTGCGCGGCGCCGGCCAACAACACGGACCGGCGTTTCAAGGCATCGTCGGACTCGCCGTCGAGCAATCCGGCGCCGCCCGCGCCGACGTGCGGTTACCCTCGTCGGCCAGACCGGGTTCCCGCGACTTCTTGCTGCATCCGGTCATGATGGATATCGCGTTGCAGACGCTGGGCGCCACCCGGATGGCCACCGACCTAGCCGGCGGGCAGACCGCCCGGAAATCCCTGGTGGTGCCGGTACGTTACGCGGGCGTGCACGTATACGGCGACGTCACCCGCGGCGTGCGCGCCGTCGGCGCCCTCGCCGCACGGGAGGGTTCGGACCGACTGGTCGGCGAGGTCGTCCTGACCGATCCGGATGGCCTGCCGCTGCTGGTCATCGACGAGGTCGAAATGGCCGTGCTTGGATCCGGGAGCGGCGCAACCGAACTCACCCAACGCCTGTTCACGTTGGAGTGGGAGCCAGCGCCGCTGACCAAGGCGGACCCGACGTCCCCGGGCCCGGACCGGCTGTTGTTGATCGGTGACCCTGCCGCGGGTGACCCGCTGCTGCCCGCGTTGCGGTCCTCGCTGTCCGACCGTACCGAGGTGGAACTGGTCTCGCCGCACGACGAAGCGGCGCTGCACGCGGCGATCACCCGATCCGGCTCCGGGTGGGATGGCATCGTCATGATCTGTCCTGCCCGCAGCGTCGACGAATCGTTGCCCGAAGACGCTCAGCTGGAGCTGGCGCAGACGCGCACCCTGCTGATCGCCCGTGTGGTGGAGACCGTGACGCGGATGGGCACCCGTAAGAGTCCGCGGCTGTGGATCGTCACCCGCGGCGCCCAACAGTTCGATCCCACCGACTCGGTCACGTTGGCGCAGAGCGAGTTACGTGGAATCGCGCGGGTGTTGACGTTCGAGCATTCCGAACTCAAGACCACGCTCGTCGACATCGAACCCGAAGGCACCGACTCACTGGTCGGCCTGACCGCGGAGCTGCTTGCCGGGCCGGACACCGACGAGGTCGCCTACCGTGACGGACAACGCTACGTCAACCGGCTGGTGCCCGCGCCCACCACGACGAACGGCGTTCTCGCCGCCGAATCCCGCCGCACCGTCGTGAACCTCGACGGCACAGGGCCCGTGGGCGGAGCTGTCCGGCTGCAGATCGACCAGCCCGGCCGGCTGGACGCGCTCACAGTCCACGAGGTGAAACGGGCCAGGCCGCAGGGCGATCAGGTCGAGGTCCGGGTGGTCGCCGCGGGACTCAACTTCAGCGACGTGCTCAAGGCAATGGGCGTGTATCCGGGGCTCGACGGCGCCGCGCCGGTGATCGGTGGCGAATGCGTCGGCTACGTTACCGCCGTCGGCGACGACGTCGACTCGGTTGAGATCGGGCAGCGCGTCATCGCCTTCGGTCCCGGCACATTCGGCACCCACGTGGGCACGCTTGCCGATCTCGTCGTCCCCATCCCCGACACGCTGCCCGACAACGAGGCGGCCACGTTCGGCGTCGCATATCTGACCGCCTGGCATTCACTGTGCGAGGTCGGGCGACTGGCCCCGGGCGAACGTGTGCTCATCCACTCCGCCACCGGCGGTGTCGGCATGGCGGCGGTCTCGATTGCGACGATGATCGGCGCCCGCATCTACACCACAGCGGGCTCGGACGCCAAACGCGACATGCTGTCCAAGCTCGGCGTCGAGTACGTCGGCGACTCGCGCAGTGCGGACTTCGCCGACGAGATTCTCGAGCGCACCAACGGCTACGGCGTCGATGTTGTTCTCAATTCGCTTGCAGGAGAAGCAATTCAGCGTGGTGTGCAGATCCTGGCGCCCGGTGGACGGTTCATCGAGCTGGGCAAGAAGGACGTCTACGCCGACGCCAACCTGGGGCTGGCGGCGCTGGCCAAAAGCGCGTCCTTCTCCGTGGTAGACCTGGACCTCAATCTCAAGCTGCAGCCGGCGAAGTACCGCCAACTCCTGCAACACATCCTGCAGCACGTGGCGGACGGACGCCTGCCGGTGCTGCCCGTCACCGAATTCAGCCTGCGCGACGCCGCCGACGCATTCCGGCTGATGGCCTCCGGCAAGCACACCGGCAAGATCGTCATCTCGATACCGGATAGCGGCAGCATCGAAGCGGTCGCGTCGCCGCCGCCAGTTCCGCTGGTCAGCCCCGACGGCGGCTACCTGATCGTCGGCGGCATGGGCGGTCTCGGCTTCGTCGTCGCCCGCTGGCTGGCCGAGCAGGGCGCGGGATTGGTTGTGCTGAACGGACGTTCGGCTCCCGGCCTCGACTTGTCCACCGACGTCGGGGCGGCCATCGCGGAGCTGCGCGCCGCGGGTCACCGGATCGAGGTGGTAACCGGTGACATCGCCGACCCCGGCACCGCCGACCGGCTGGTGCAAGCGGTCGAAGCGGCCGGTTTCCGGCTGGCCGGTGTCTTGCACAGCGCGATGGTGCTGGCCGACGAAATCGTGTTGAACATGACCGATTCGGCCGCCGCGCGGGTTTTCGCTCCGAAGGTCGCCGGCAGCTGGCGGCTGCATCAGGCCACGGCGTCGCGGGATGTGGACTGGTGGCTCACCTTCTCCTCGGCTGCCGCGCTGCTCGGCACACCTGGGCAAGGTGCTTACGCCGCCGCGAACTCCTGGGTCGACGGCCTGGTCGCGTATCGGCGCTCCCGCGGACTGCCCGCGGTCGGAATCAACTGGGGCCCATGGGCCGAGGTCGGTCGCGCGCAGTTCTTCGCCGATCTGGGCGTGTCGATGATCACCGCCGAGCAGGGACTGTCCGCGATGCAGGCGGTGCTCGGCGCCGATCGGGCGCGCACCGGTGTGTTCAGCCTGGACGCCCGGCAGTGGTTCCAATCCTTCCCCGCGGTGGCCGGGTCTTCGTTGTTCGCGAAGTTGCAGGAGTCGACGGCGCCCGAGCGAAGCGGCGGCGGCAAGGTTCGGGCGCAGCTGGACGCTCTGGACGCCGCCGAACGCCCGGGGTACCTGGCGTCGGCGATCGCCGGCGAGATCCGTGGGGTGCTGCGTTCGAGCGATCCCATCGACCACGACCGGCCGTTGGAGACTCTGGGGCTCGATTCGCTGATGGCCCTGGAATTGCGAAACCGGCTGGAAGCAAGTCTGGGCATCACCTTGCCGGTCGCCCTGGTATGGGCCTACCCGACGATCACCGACCTGGCGGCCGCCTTGTGCGAACGCATGGACTATGCGCCGCCGGCCGCTGCGCAGCAGACCGCTGACGCGGAACCCGAACTGTCTGACGAGGAGATGGACTTGCTCGCCGATCTGGTCGAAGCCAGCGAGCTGGAAGCCGCCGCACGAGGTGAGTCATGA
- a CDS encoding type I polyketide synthase, with protein sequence MIRTAFSRISGMSAQQRATLAEEFTKISRIAVAEPVAVVGIGCRFPGDATDPDSFWDLLVDARNAISRVPADRWDADAFYDPDPLTPGRMTTKWGGFVPDVAGFDAEFFGITPREAAAMDPQQRMLLEVAWEALEHAGIPPDSLAGSRTGVMMGVYFNEYQSMLASSPENVDAYSGTGNAHSITVGRISYLLGLRGPAVAVDTACSSSLVAVHLACQSLRLRETDLALAGGVSITLRPETQIAISAWGLLSPQGRCATFDAAADGFVRGEGAGVVVLKRLTDAVRDGDRVLAVVRGSAVNQDGRSNGVTAPNTAAQCDVIADALRSGDVAPESVNYVEAHGTGTVLGDPIEFEALASTYGRGEGSCALGAVKTNIGHLEAAAGIAGFIKAALAVQHATIPPNLHFSQWNPAIDVAPTRFFVPTENTAWPATAGQAGPRRAAVSSFGLGGTNAHVIIEQGPELTPASGTDTCPDTEVSTLLVTGKTPQRVAATAAVLADWMDGPGAEVALTDVAHTLNHHRARHAKYGIVVARQRAQAVAGLRALAAGQHATGVVGPRDGSPGPGTVFVYSGRGSQWAGMGRRLLAEEPAFAAAVAELEPVFVEQAGFSLHEVISRGRELVGIEQIQLGLIAMQLTLTQLWRSYGVQPDLVIGHSMGEVAAAVVAGALTPAEGLRVTATRSRLMAPLSGQGGMAMLGLDAAQTEALIADYPQVTLGIYNSPRQTVIAGPTAQIDELITRVRAQNRFAGRVNIEVAPHNPAMDALQPLMRSELADLNPRTPTIPIISTTYESLSTRTVFDAEHWATNMRNPVRFQQAITEAGAQHHTFIEISAHPLLTQAITDTLEAAHPEGSAGTCATIGTLQRDTDDTVTFRSNLYTALDHPPQTPHPPEPHPPIPTTPWQHTRHWITAAAGAERPTPNKVAVPGQVHSENRTLDDWCYELAWPACPALEADPPGTARWLVAADDELCTELRRVAGADSRVEVLPLTALADDGDQSALLEALPAPDHVLYAPPVSADPLDVGQAYRAFHATRRLAAAMRASNSPAKLFVMTRNAQPVAEGDRANPAHAALWGLGRSLALEHPEIWGGLIDLDYSTPAALAVRQVLAAVRGADEEDQVVYRLGARHVPRLQWRPVPTDAVTLSSDTSQLVIGATGNIGPHLIRQLAQTGATTIVAVSRNPGDRLHALAESLAAAGKNLVAVAADVTDEGAMTALFDRFGADLPPLEGIYLAAFAGRPVLLSEMTDDDVEAMFAPKLDAAALLHRLSVTTPVRYFVLFSSISGLTGSRWLAHYTATSGYLDALAYARRVMGLPATVVDWGLWKSLADAQHQANQVSTGSGLLPMEDEVAIGALPLVMNPAAGVRTAVVAADWPLLAAAYRTRGSLRIVDDLLPAPEDVTLPESEFRQALRKCHPEHRQDMLFDHVGALAAAVMGMPAAQTLDPSAGFFQLGMDSLMSVTLQRSLSESLGEFLPASVVFDYPTVYSLTDYLATILPELIEATEATRAATAAVTPDQPDPDTYDELTEDELLEQLSERLRGTR encoded by the coding sequence GTGATACGTACCGCCTTCAGCCGGATCTCTGGTATGAGCGCACAGCAACGCGCCACCTTGGCCGAGGAGTTCACCAAGATCTCCCGGATCGCGGTGGCCGAGCCCGTCGCGGTGGTGGGGATCGGGTGCCGGTTCCCCGGCGATGCCACCGATCCGGACAGCTTCTGGGACTTGCTTGTTGACGCGCGCAACGCGATTTCGCGGGTACCGGCCGATCGGTGGGACGCCGACGCGTTCTACGACCCCGACCCGTTGACGCCGGGCCGGATGACCACCAAGTGGGGCGGATTCGTGCCCGACGTCGCCGGCTTCGACGCCGAGTTTTTCGGCATCACCCCTCGCGAAGCCGCCGCGATGGACCCGCAGCAGCGGATGCTGCTCGAGGTGGCCTGGGAGGCCCTCGAACATGCCGGTATTCCGCCGGATTCGCTGGCCGGCAGCCGGACCGGCGTCATGATGGGCGTGTATTTCAACGAATACCAGTCCATGCTGGCCTCCAGCCCGGAAAATGTGGACGCCTACAGCGGCACCGGAAACGCGCACAGCATCACGGTGGGCCGGATCTCGTACCTGTTGGGGCTGCGCGGTCCCGCGGTGGCGGTGGACACCGCGTGTTCGTCGTCGTTGGTGGCGGTACACCTGGCCTGTCAAAGCCTGCGGCTGCGTGAAACGGACTTGGCGCTGGCCGGCGGCGTCAGCATCACCCTTCGCCCGGAGACGCAAATCGCGATATCGGCCTGGGGACTGCTGTCCCCGCAGGGCCGGTGCGCCACCTTCGACGCGGCGGCCGACGGATTCGTGCGCGGCGAGGGCGCCGGCGTGGTGGTGCTCAAGCGGTTGACCGACGCGGTGCGCGACGGCGACCGGGTGCTGGCGGTGGTGCGCGGCTCGGCGGTCAACCAGGACGGCCGCTCCAACGGGGTGACTGCGCCGAATACAGCGGCCCAGTGCGACGTGATCGCCGATGCGTTGCGATCCGGTGACGTCGCACCCGAAAGCGTGAACTATGTCGAGGCCCATGGAACCGGCACGGTGCTGGGCGATCCGATCGAGTTCGAGGCGCTGGCGTCGACGTATGGCCGGGGCGAGGGTTCGTGCGCGCTCGGGGCGGTGAAGACCAATATCGGGCATTTGGAGGCAGCGGCCGGGATCGCGGGATTCATCAAGGCCGCGCTGGCGGTGCAGCACGCCACGATCCCGCCGAATCTGCATTTCTCGCAATGGAATCCAGCCATCGATGTCGCGCCGACGAGGTTTTTCGTTCCCACCGAGAACACCGCGTGGCCGGCCACAGCGGGTCAAGCCGGGCCGCGCCGCGCCGCGGTGTCGTCGTTCGGATTGGGTGGGACGAACGCGCACGTCATCATCGAGCAGGGTCCCGAACTGACACCGGCAAGCGGGACCGACACCTGCCCGGACACCGAAGTCTCGACGCTGCTGGTGACCGGCAAGACGCCGCAGCGGGTGGCCGCCACGGCGGCCGTGCTGGCCGACTGGATGGACGGCCCGGGCGCCGAGGTGGCGCTGACCGACGTGGCCCATACGCTGAATCACCACCGCGCCCGGCACGCCAAGTACGGCATCGTGGTCGCCCGCCAACGCGCCCAGGCGGTGGCCGGGTTGCGCGCTCTGGCGGCGGGGCAGCACGCCACCGGCGTGGTCGGCCCCCGGGACGGCTCGCCCGGGCCGGGCACGGTGTTCGTCTACTCCGGACGCGGATCGCAATGGGCCGGGATGGGTCGCCGATTGCTCGCCGAGGAGCCCGCTTTCGCCGCCGCGGTTGCCGAATTGGAGCCGGTTTTCGTCGAGCAGGCCGGCTTCTCGCTGCACGAGGTCATCTCCAGGGGAAGAGAACTGGTCGGCATCGAGCAGATCCAGCTGGGCCTCATCGCCATGCAACTGACGTTGACCCAGCTGTGGCGCTCCTACGGGGTGCAACCCGACCTGGTGATCGGCCACTCCATGGGCGAGGTGGCCGCTGCCGTGGTCGCCGGAGCCCTTACCCCCGCCGAGGGATTGCGGGTCACCGCCACCCGTTCGCGGCTGATGGCTCCGCTGTCCGGGCAGGGCGGCATGGCCATGCTCGGCCTCGACGCCGCGCAGACCGAAGCGCTCATCGCCGACTACCCGCAGGTGACGCTGGGCATCTACAACTCCCCGCGCCAGACCGTGATCGCCGGGCCCACCGCGCAGATCGACGAGCTGATCACCCGGGTGCGGGCACAGAACCGCTTCGCTGGCCGGGTGAATATCGAAGTGGCCCCGCACAATCCGGCCATGGATGCGCTGCAGCCCCTGATGCGTTCGGAACTGGCCGATCTCAACCCGCGGACACCAACCATTCCGATCATCTCCACCACTTACGAATCCCTTTCTACCCGAACGGTTTTCGACGCAGAGCACTGGGCCACCAACATGCGCAACCCGGTGCGCTTCCAGCAAGCCATCACTGAGGCCGGCGCCCAACACCACACCTTCATCGAGATCAGCGCACACCCGTTGTTGACCCAGGCCATCACCGACACGCTGGAAGCCGCACACCCGGAAGGCAGCGCGGGCACCTGCGCGACTATCGGGACGCTGCAACGCGATACCGATGACACCGTCACGTTCCGCAGCAACCTCTACACCGCCCTGGACCACCCGCCGCAGACTCCGCACCCGCCGGAGCCGCACCCCCCCATCCCCACCACCCCGTGGCAACACACCCGCCACTGGATCACCGCCGCGGCGGGTGCCGAACGTCCGACTCCCAACAAAGTCGCGGTGCCCGGACAAGTGCATTCCGAAAACCGCACGCTCGATGATTGGTGCTACGAACTGGCCTGGCCGGCCTGCCCGGCGCTGGAGGCCGACCCCCCGGGCACCGCACGCTGGCTGGTGGCAGCCGATGACGAATTGTGCACCGAGCTGCGCCGTGTCGCGGGTGCGGATTCCCGGGTCGAAGTCCTGCCGTTGACCGCGCTCGCCGACGACGGTGACCAGAGCGCGCTGCTGGAAGCCCTGCCCGCGCCGGACCATGTGCTCTATGCACCGCCGGTCTCCGCCGACCCACTCGACGTGGGACAGGCCTACCGGGCATTCCACGCAACCCGGCGGCTCGCCGCCGCGATGAGGGCAAGCAACTCGCCGGCGAAGTTGTTCGTCATGACCCGCAATGCCCAGCCCGTCGCGGAGGGTGACCGGGCCAACCCCGCCCACGCGGCGCTGTGGGGCCTGGGTCGCTCGCTGGCCCTGGAGCATCCCGAAATCTGGGGCGGGCTTATCGATCTCGACTACTCGACACCGGCAGCGCTGGCAGTGCGGCAGGTGCTGGCCGCAGTCCGGGGTGCCGACGAGGAAGATCAGGTCGTGTACCGGCTGGGCGCTCGCCACGTGCCCCGGCTGCAGTGGCGGCCGGTGCCCACCGACGCGGTCACGCTCAGTTCTGACACCAGCCAACTGGTGATCGGGGCTACCGGCAACATCGGGCCGCACCTGATCCGCCAACTGGCCCAGACGGGCGCCACGACCATCGTCGCGGTATCACGCAACCCCGGCGACCGGCTGCACGCGCTGGCTGAAAGCCTTGCCGCAGCAGGCAAGAACCTCGTCGCGGTTGCCGCGGATGTGACCGACGAAGGCGCCATGACGGCGCTGTTCGACCGGTTCGGCGCCGATTTGCCGCCGCTGGAGGGCATCTACCTGGCTGCCTTCGCCGGCCGGCCGGTGTTGCTGAGCGAGATGACCGACGACGACGTCGAGGCCATGTTCGCGCCTAAGCTCGACGCCGCAGCCCTGTTGCACCGGCTGTCGGTAACGACGCCGGTGCGCTATTTCGTCCTGTTCTCCTCCATCTCAGGCCTAACCGGTTCGCGGTGGTTGGCGCACTACACGGCGACCAGCGGCTACTTGGACGCCCTGGCGTATGCGCGCCGCGTTATGGGCTTGCCGGCCACCGTTGTCGACTGGGGGTTGTGGAAATCCCTTGCCGATGCCCAACATCAGGCCAATCAGGTCAGTACGGGATCGGGGCTGCTGCCCATGGAGGACGAGGTCGCCATCGGGGCGCTGCCGCTGGTGATGAACCCGGCGGCCGGGGTGCGCACTGCCGTGGTGGCCGCGGATTGGCCGCTGCTGGCCGCCGCATACCGCACCAGGGGATCACTGCGTATCGTCGACGACCTGCTGCCGGCTCCGGAAGATGTCACGTTGCCGGAAAGCGAATTCCGTCAAGCCTTGCGGAAATGTCACCCGGAACACCGACAGGACATGCTGTTCGACCACGTCGGCGCATTGGCCGCCGCGGTGATGGGAATGCCCGCCGCCCAGACGCTGGACCCGTCGGCGGGGTTCTTCCAGCTCGGCATGGATTCGCTGATGAGCGTCACGCTGCAACGGTCGCTGTCGGAAAGCCTCGGCGAGTTCCTGCCCGCATCGGTGGTTTTCGACTACCCGACGGTTTACAGCCTTACCGACTATCTGGCCACCATCCTGCCCGAGCTCATCGAAGCAACAGAGGCGACTAGAGCGGCAACGGCAGCGGTCACACCCGACCAGCCGGACCCCGACACCTACGACGAACTCACCGAAGACGAGCTCCTGGAACAGCTTTCCGAACGACTAAGGGGAACGCGATGA